One part of the Falsibacillus pallidus genome encodes these proteins:
- the hxlB gene encoding 6-phospho-3-hexuloisomerase yields the protein MNYNQVQKEIAQEISNTLGQVDSESVAGLVEEIKKAEKVFFVGVGRVLLSLEAVAKRLAHLGINTYVVGQITEPAITEKDLLIVGSGSGESAFPLIIAKKAKQYKARVAHIGANPNCSMKEFSDHFVRIPVSTKLQLPNEIPSVQPMTSLFEQSLLLLGDSISLMLIREQNIDMPSLWKYHANLE from the coding sequence ATGAATTATAATCAGGTTCAAAAAGAAATTGCACAAGAGATTTCCAATACATTAGGTCAGGTTGATAGTGAGAGTGTAGCGGGATTAGTAGAGGAGATTAAAAAAGCAGAAAAAGTATTCTTTGTAGGAGTTGGCAGGGTCCTTCTTTCTTTGGAAGCGGTTGCCAAACGGTTGGCGCACCTTGGCATCAACACATATGTGGTGGGGCAAATCACTGAACCGGCCATCACTGAAAAAGATTTGTTAATCGTGGGTTCAGGAAGCGGCGAATCTGCATTTCCTTTGATTATTGCTAAAAAAGCAAAGCAATATAAGGCCAGAGTAGCTCATATTGGGGCAAATCCGAACTGTTCCATGAAGGAATTCTCCGATCATTTTGTAAGGATTCCAGTCAGCACCAAACTGCAATTACCGAATGAAATCCCTTCTGTTCAGCCAATGACAAGTTTATTTGAACAAAGCCTGTTATTGTTAGGTGATTCTATTTCCTTGATGCTGATCCGGGAACAAAATATAGACATGCCTAGTTTGTGGAAATACCACGCTAACTTGGAATAG
- a CDS encoding mannitol-1-phosphate 5-dehydrogenase has translation MRAVHFGAGNIGKGFIGYFLNKTGYEVCFVDVDQKAVDQFNKNNRYLVEILDDARTVESISPVSALNSLTQSEEVIEGIENADIITTSVGVNNLSRIAPVLLEGLRRRIKKNKNKLDIIANENAINASSTLRAEIEKLAAPGEMDEILTLVSFPNSSIDRLALSRECEQDQIAIVEPVYEWVINQTELINPELPLIEGATYVGDLKPYIERKLFVVNMGHATTAYMGYLYNESTIQSALKRPEIEQVVRGAMNEAAQYFIKKYNVSQEEMKNYIEKTIIRFKNQNISDNIFRVGRSPIRKLGYHERLVRPMRELSELGLQSENLVLAISAGFIYDNPQDEESVRLQAFIREHGIEEAIQHFTGITDDRIISSLKEHYFKLKVREDLPSV, from the coding sequence ATGAGAGCAGTGCATTTTGGGGCTGGAAATATCGGAAAGGGATTTATTGGCTATTTCCTTAACAAAACAGGATACGAGGTTTGTTTTGTCGATGTTGATCAAAAAGCCGTTGATCAATTTAACAAAAACAACAGGTACCTTGTTGAAATTTTAGATGATGCCCGAACAGTCGAATCCATTTCTCCTGTTTCCGCGTTGAATAGTTTAACTCAAAGTGAAGAAGTCATTGAAGGAATCGAGAATGCAGATATCATTACTACCTCAGTCGGGGTCAATAACTTGTCCAGGATTGCACCTGTCCTATTAGAAGGTCTTAGGAGAAGAATTAAAAAGAACAAAAACAAGCTGGACATTATCGCAAATGAAAATGCCATTAACGCTTCTTCCACATTGAGAGCTGAAATAGAGAAACTTGCTGCGCCGGGAGAGATGGATGAGATACTGACATTGGTCAGCTTTCCGAACTCTTCAATCGACCGGCTTGCACTGTCGAGGGAATGTGAGCAGGACCAAATTGCAATTGTTGAACCTGTGTATGAGTGGGTGATCAATCAAACAGAACTGATTAATCCTGAACTTCCTTTAATAGAAGGTGCAACATATGTGGGAGACTTAAAACCCTATATTGAAAGAAAACTATTTGTAGTGAACATGGGGCATGCCACAACCGCGTATATGGGATATCTTTACAATGAATCAACCATTCAAAGTGCCTTGAAGAGACCTGAAATTGAGCAGGTTGTTAGAGGGGCCATGAATGAAGCGGCTCAATACTTCATAAAGAAATACAACGTCAGCCAGGAAGAAATGAAAAATTATATTGAAAAAACAATAATTCGATTTAAAAATCAGAATATTAGTGATAATATTTTTCGAGTAGGCAGATCCCCTATCAGGAAATTGGGTTATCATGAACGTCTAGTAAGGCCTATGAGAGAATTATCAGAGTTGGGGTTGCAAAGTGAAAATCTGGTTCTGGCCATTTCTGCTGGTTTTATCTATGATAACCCTCAAGACGAGGAATCTGTCAGATTACAGGCCTTCATTCGTGAACACGGCATAGAAGAGGCAATCCAACATTTTACTGGAATAACGGATGATCGGATTATTTCTAGTTTAAAAGAGCACTATTTTAAATTAAAAGTAAGGGAAGACCTACCTTCTGTATGA
- a CDS encoding PTS sugar transporter subunit IIA produces the protein MLSNYLENTINFMDSVSTWEESVKAAAQPLLKHGNIDESYVEDMISNIHKFGPYIVIVPGIAMPHAQNKGGVNQNGVSLLKLNKPVLYPENKEVNLVLVLAATDSSGHLDLISDLSSVLADEEVKTSLENAESKEEILRLIRDVE, from the coding sequence ATGTTAAGTAATTATTTGGAGAATACGATAAACTTCATGGATTCAGTATCCACATGGGAGGAGTCTGTTAAGGCGGCTGCTCAGCCTCTATTGAAGCATGGGAACATTGATGAAAGTTATGTCGAGGATATGATTAGCAATATTCACAAATTTGGTCCTTATATTGTGATTGTACCCGGAATCGCCATGCCGCATGCCCAGAATAAGGGCGGCGTTAATCAGAATGGGGTATCCTTGTTAAAATTGAACAAGCCGGTACTTTATCCAGAAAATAAGGAAGTCAATCTTGTGCTGGTTTTAGCAGCAACCGACAGTTCCGGTCATCTTGATTTAATTTCAGACCTATCTTCTGTATTAGCGGATGAAGAGGTGAAGACCAGCTTGGAGAATGCAGAAAGTAAGGAAGAAATCCTTAGACTGATCAGGGATGTTGAGTAA
- a CDS encoding PTS mannitol transporter subunit IICB encodes MSTQTVMEQTAVSKSKPSTRAKIQAMGGFLTNMVLPNIGAFIAWGIVTALFIPTGWLPNEYLAKLVGPTITYLLPLLLAYTGGRMVGGQRGAVMGAIGAIGLIIGSDIPMFLGAMVIGPVGGWVIKRFDNLLENKIPAGFEMVINNFSIGILGFILLLLSYTIIGPVIEAANEMVTAAIKALVETGFLPLLSLVNEPAKVLFLNNVIDQGIYYPLGMQETLKMGKSIYFTVASNPGPGLGLLLAYTVFGNKISRRTAPGAIIIHFLGGIHELYFPYVLMKPLTIIGVIAGGMSGIATFQLFDAGLVAGPSPGSIFAYLALTPKGNFLGIILGVLVATVVSFLVTSLILKLDRKGDDEAALTESIEKSKTMKSEGKQVFHQSTADAAAKKINKISFACDAGAGSSALGATTFRRKLQKENIEGIEVKHYRIEDVPKDSDIIVVHKNLYDRTRLSFENNEIITIENYIGDPKLVKLLSDLKEQ; translated from the coding sequence ATGTCAACTCAAACTGTTATGGAGCAGACTGCTGTATCAAAATCAAAGCCGTCAACCCGTGCGAAAATACAAGCAATGGGTGGATTCTTGACCAATATGGTGCTGCCTAATATTGGCGCATTTATAGCATGGGGGATCGTGACAGCGCTATTTATCCCCACAGGCTGGCTGCCGAATGAATACCTCGCAAAATTGGTCGGGCCGACTATTACGTACTTATTGCCTCTGCTCTTAGCTTATACGGGTGGAAGAATGGTAGGCGGACAAAGAGGGGCCGTAATGGGGGCGATTGGGGCAATCGGATTAATTATCGGTTCTGATATCCCAATGTTCTTAGGCGCAATGGTTATCGGGCCTGTTGGCGGCTGGGTCATCAAACGGTTTGATAATCTGCTGGAAAATAAAATACCAGCTGGATTTGAAATGGTCATTAACAACTTTTCAATTGGTATTTTAGGATTTATACTACTACTTCTTTCTTATACTATTATAGGTCCAGTAATTGAAGCGGCTAACGAAATGGTTACTGCTGCAATTAAAGCATTAGTTGAAACCGGTTTCCTGCCATTATTGTCTCTGGTAAATGAACCGGCGAAAGTTCTGTTTTTAAATAATGTAATTGACCAAGGGATCTATTATCCTCTTGGTATGCAGGAAACACTTAAAATGGGTAAATCCATCTACTTTACTGTAGCGTCAAACCCTGGGCCAGGACTGGGTCTGCTTTTAGCGTATACGGTATTTGGGAATAAAATATCAAGAAGGACGGCACCAGGTGCAATCATCATCCATTTCCTGGGCGGTATCCATGAATTGTATTTTCCGTACGTATTAATGAAACCACTTACAATCATCGGTGTGATTGCAGGCGGGATGTCTGGTATCGCTACGTTCCAGCTGTTCGATGCCGGTCTGGTAGCTGGTCCAAGTCCAGGTTCGATTTTCGCCTATTTAGCCTTAACACCGAAAGGGAACTTCCTGGGGATTATATTGGGTGTCCTTGTAGCAACAGTCGTTTCCTTTCTTGTGACATCTCTGATCCTGAAGCTGGACCGAAAAGGGGACGATGAAGCGGCCTTAACAGAGTCCATTGAAAAGTCTAAAACAATGAAGTCTGAAGGGAAGCAAGTCTTCCATCAGTCTACTGCTGACGCTGCTGCAAAGAAAATAAATAAAATTTCTTTTGCCTGTGATGCAGGTGCCGGAAGCAGTGCTTTAGGAGCAACAACCTTTAGAAGGAAGCTCCAAAAAGAGAACATTGAGGGCATTGAAGTCAAGCATTATAGAATTGAAGATGTCCCAAAAGATTCAGACATCATTGTGGTTCATAAAAATCTTTATGATCGAACGAGGCTTTCTTTTGAAAACAATGAAATTATTACGATTGAAAATTATATTGGCGATCCGAAACTTGTGAAGTTGCTGAGTGATTTAAAAGAACAGTGA
- the tkt gene encoding transketolase: MQTMTSSSIDQLSINTIRTLSIDAVEAANSGHPGMPMGAAPMAYTLWAKEMNHNPYNPNWFNRDRFILSAGHGSMLLYSLLHLFGYGLTKDDLKKFRQFGSKTPGHPEFNHTPGVEATTGPLGQGIAMAVGMAMAERHLAETYNRDNFHIVDHYTYCICGDGDLMEGVSAEAASLAGHLNLGRLVLMYDSNDISLDGALDFSFSEDVGGRFKAYGWQVLRVEDGNDVSAIQKAIQEAKMEENRPTLIEVKTRIGYGSPNKSGSSASHGAPLGEEEVKLTKESYSWEYDETFYVPESVSKHFNQLSESGEEKEIKWNEMFEKYKNQFPDLAQQFEAALKGDVSESWIYSLPEFETGAKIATRSSSGRILNEIAKTVPQFMGGSADLASSNKTLMNTERNFGIESYAGRNIWFGVREFAMGAALNGMALHGGLKVFGASFFVFSDYLRPAIRLAALMKLPVTYIFTHDSIAVGEDGPTHQPVEQLASFRAMPGISVIRPADAKETLAAWQLAMESKDKPTALVLTRQDLPTLANEQSEVSVGVRKGAYIVSYGKEKATGLLLASGSEVSIAIQVQKELEKDGLYVSVVSMPSWDRFEQQSVEFKQSVLNPSIKTRLAIEMGASFGWREYTGDYGMAVTIDQFGASGQAQDLYQEYGFTVENIVSRYKDLYEINKRVVNNGL, translated from the coding sequence ATGCAAACGATGACAAGTAGTTCAATCGATCAGCTATCCATTAATACGATTCGTACACTTTCTATTGATGCGGTTGAAGCAGCAAACTCGGGGCATCCCGGAATGCCGATGGGTGCGGCTCCAATGGCTTACACGCTGTGGGCAAAAGAGATGAATCATAATCCATATAATCCAAACTGGTTTAATCGAGATCGTTTTATTTTATCAGCGGGCCATGGCTCAATGCTGCTGTACAGTTTATTGCACTTATTTGGCTATGGACTGACCAAGGATGACCTGAAAAAATTCAGGCAATTCGGCAGTAAAACCCCGGGTCACCCTGAGTTCAATCATACCCCGGGTGTGGAAGCGACTACAGGACCTCTGGGACAAGGTATTGCCATGGCAGTCGGAATGGCGATGGCCGAGCGGCATCTAGCTGAAACGTATAATAGGGACAACTTCCATATTGTAGATCATTATACTTATTGCATTTGTGGGGATGGAGATCTGATGGAGGGAGTCTCTGCTGAGGCAGCATCCCTGGCCGGTCATCTTAATCTGGGCAGATTAGTCTTAATGTATGATTCCAATGATATTTCACTGGATGGTGCCTTGGATTTTTCATTCTCGGAAGATGTAGGGGGAAGGTTCAAAGCATATGGGTGGCAGGTATTGCGCGTAGAAGATGGTAATGATGTTAGTGCAATTCAAAAGGCTATTCAAGAAGCAAAGATGGAGGAAAATAGACCGACGTTAATCGAGGTTAAAACAAGAATAGGTTATGGTTCGCCTAATAAGTCTGGTTCATCTGCTTCCCACGGGGCCCCGCTTGGGGAGGAAGAAGTAAAATTGACGAAGGAAAGCTATTCATGGGAGTATGATGAAACCTTCTACGTTCCAGAATCAGTTTCGAAGCACTTTAATCAGTTAAGTGAATCGGGTGAAGAAAAAGAAATAAAATGGAATGAGATGTTTGAGAAGTATAAAAACCAATTCCCGGACCTGGCACAGCAATTTGAGGCAGCTTTAAAAGGGGATGTTTCAGAAAGCTGGATCTATTCCTTGCCGGAATTTGAAACCGGTGCGAAAATCGCGACACGATCATCATCTGGTAGGATACTGAATGAAATAGCTAAAACCGTGCCGCAGTTTATGGGTGGATCTGCCGATTTGGCCAGTTCAAATAAGACGTTAATGAATACAGAAAGAAACTTTGGGATTGAAAGCTATGCTGGGCGTAATATTTGGTTTGGTGTCCGTGAGTTTGCAATGGGTGCGGCTCTTAATGGAATGGCGCTGCATGGCGGATTAAAAGTGTTTGGCGCCTCATTTTTTGTTTTCTCCGATTACTTGAGGCCGGCCATAAGACTAGCGGCCTTGATGAAATTACCGGTAACATACATATTTACGCATGATAGTATAGCGGTGGGAGAAGATGGCCCAACTCACCAACCGGTTGAACAGCTTGCTTCGTTCCGTGCAATGCCTGGAATCTCGGTCATCCGTCCAGCTGATGCGAAGGAGACCCTTGCGGCATGGCAGCTTGCGATGGAGAGTAAAGATAAACCAACTGCTCTGGTCCTTACTCGTCAGGACCTGCCTACACTGGCAAATGAACAATCTGAAGTGAGTGTGGGAGTAAGAAAAGGCGCCTACATTGTATCTTATGGAAAAGAGAAAGCTACGGGTTTATTACTTGCATCAGGATCAGAAGTTTCGATTGCGATTCAAGTCCAGAAAGAACTTGAAAAAGATGGGTTATATGTCTCTGTAGTGAGTATGCCAAGTTGGGATCGATTCGAGCAGCAATCAGTAGAATTCAAACAAAGTGTCCTAAACCCTTCTATTAAAACACGTCTTGCCATTGAGATGGGTGCCTCATTCGGCTGGAGGGAATATACCGGAGATTATGGTATGGCCGTAACGATTGATCAATTCGGCGCATCAGGCCAAGCGCAGGATCTATATCAAGAATACGGATTTACCGTAGAGAACATCGTTTCTAGATATAAGGATTTATATGAAATAAATAAAAGGGTGGTCAATAATGGGCTCTGA
- a CDS encoding protease complex subunit PrcB family protein, which translates to MRKIKFLAASMVLALMFMLNGHSTYANQQGNDNHFMKFTVLQVEDLSKEEKQFVDEVKTMKGIYQKDDLYVIALGPKPTAGYTLNFVKQKESWEQIMLYFKETKPDPEAMNAEVITYPYIVAKMAKPKTVSLSFLDSETSEELIGEPVKEIDVWEMRPDIAKDKKWVVKFNQELDPNTITTDNIYVKEYGTLENIPLTKAILSKDKKSVTLVPDENFKTGGRYQIIINPDIKGKNGLNMLKGIIVPFTVK; encoded by the coding sequence ATGAGAAAAATTAAATTCCTCGCAGCATCAATGGTGCTTGCGCTCATGTTCATGCTGAACGGGCATAGCACGTATGCTAATCAGCAAGGCAATGACAATCATTTCATGAAATTCACCGTCCTTCAGGTGGAGGACCTCAGTAAGGAAGAGAAGCAGTTTGTTGATGAAGTAAAGACGATGAAGGGGATTTATCAGAAAGACGACCTGTATGTTATCGCGCTTGGCCCCAAGCCTACAGCGGGATACACTCTCAACTTCGTGAAGCAAAAAGAAAGCTGGGAGCAGATCATGCTCTACTTTAAGGAAACGAAGCCGGACCCGGAGGCCATGAATGCCGAAGTCATCACATATCCGTACATTGTGGCGAAAATGGCGAAGCCAAAGACTGTTTCACTTAGCTTCCTGGATAGCGAGACGAGTGAAGAGCTGATTGGGGAGCCGGTAAAAGAGATAGATGTTTGGGAAATGCGCCCAGATATCGCGAAAGACAAGAAATGGGTCGTCAAGTTCAACCAGGAACTTGATCCGAACACAATCACTACAGACAACATTTATGTAAAAGAATATGGGACGCTGGAAAATATCCCACTAACAAAAGCAATCCTAAGCAAAGATAAAAAATCAGTGACACTTGTGCCCGACGAAAACTTCAAAACAGGTGGCCGCTACCAAATCATCATCAATCCTGATATCAAAGGGAAAAATGGCCTCAACATGTTAAAAGGGATCATTGTTCCATTTACAGTGAAATAG
- a CDS encoding DEAD/DEAH box helicase, whose translation MATNRLLSVELKKSNNGAYLMSVHNEDGDELYSRDWIPKLFLWHEESYFGTQFERSFSTELEVDSWSLLSLFGKESFNSLYKWEWDDLGELFLAASPVMLDAIQEGKWQPSFSEQEGSPLKWKLPQMVKDEFGEEFWMELFDMGMTAMDVAEEFFHHAVTDYVQKSADGSDLKAKLERLQNGPLTGSELALYFDEHRFSEWSGMGESELPFTMGLRLTEPEVDEEPWTLETVLRDRKNPDILIGVEEEGPFPKSWRTHLSEVDEEEERWIRLIPSLEDEDCQLRRELSEVEAWDFLTDTSEKLLQVGVEILLPSWWQAMQDEKFMLKAKVKSTNTSYRPSFVGLNAMLDFDWRLSMNGTEISEDDFHKMVEQQRRLIKVNGEWMKLDPDMIRRIQDLMKRAKQEGLRVQDLLQQEMGGMGEADEDEDFDPRAFAQVQIELNRSLRNMMTQLEDFSEIPSVMVSPNFEGTLRPYQHQGMSWMLFLREHGFGAILADDMGLGKTVQLITYLLHVKEHGNPASPALIIAPTSVLGNWQKELEKFAPTLKVMLHYGSNRAKGEEFVSRIADVDVVLTSFGISHLDFEDISEIEWSTIALDEAQNIKNAQTKQSRAIRKLRGQHHIALTGTPMENRLSELWSIFDFTNHGYLGTFGQFQKRFILPIERDDAKGKIQLLQRLIKPFLMRRTKKDPEVELNLPDKLEQKEYVPLTAEQASLYEQLVKDTFAQLETLSGFERRGLILQMLNRLKQLCNHPALFLKEADPRMILERSEKLEKLVDLVDALMEAGEACLIFTQYLAMGEMIRGILEKRLKLKIPFLNGSMPKAQRDEYVQRFQDGEFPIFLLSLKAGGTGLNLTAANHVIHYDRWWNPAVENQATDRAYRIGQKRFVHVHKMITTGTLEEKIDAMLEKKQALNDEIIQSDQWITELSNTDLRELLSLS comes from the coding sequence ATGGCTACTAATCGGCTGTTATCTGTTGAATTGAAAAAATCGAATAATGGCGCCTACCTTATGTCTGTCCATAATGAAGACGGGGATGAGCTGTATTCCCGTGATTGGATCCCGAAGCTTTTCCTTTGGCATGAAGAGTCCTACTTTGGCACCCAATTTGAGAGGTCATTCAGCACCGAGCTTGAAGTGGATAGCTGGAGCCTGTTGAGCCTTTTTGGAAAAGAAAGCTTCAATTCCCTTTATAAGTGGGAATGGGATGACTTGGGTGAGCTGTTTCTGGCCGCTTCTCCTGTCATGCTTGATGCGATTCAGGAGGGCAAATGGCAGCCGAGCTTCAGTGAGCAAGAGGGATCACCTCTTAAGTGGAAGCTTCCGCAGATGGTGAAGGATGAATTCGGCGAGGAATTTTGGATGGAGCTTTTCGATATGGGCATGACCGCCATGGATGTCGCCGAAGAATTTTTCCATCATGCTGTCACGGATTATGTCCAAAAAAGCGCGGATGGTTCGGATTTGAAAGCAAAACTTGAACGCCTGCAAAACGGACCGCTGACAGGAAGCGAGCTCGCTCTTTATTTTGACGAACACCGTTTCAGCGAATGGAGCGGCATGGGCGAAAGTGAACTGCCATTCACGATGGGCCTTCGTTTAACGGAGCCGGAAGTTGATGAGGAGCCGTGGACGCTTGAAACTGTTCTGCGTGACCGAAAAAATCCGGATATCCTGATCGGAGTCGAGGAAGAAGGACCATTTCCAAAATCGTGGCGAACCCATCTTTCCGAAGTCGACGAAGAGGAAGAACGGTGGATCCGCCTCATTCCATCTTTAGAGGATGAAGATTGCCAATTGCGCCGGGAGTTAAGTGAAGTGGAAGCTTGGGATTTCTTGACGGATACGAGCGAGAAGCTCCTTCAAGTTGGCGTCGAAATCCTGCTCCCATCTTGGTGGCAGGCGATGCAGGACGAGAAGTTCATGCTGAAAGCCAAAGTGAAATCGACCAATACGAGCTACCGCCCTTCCTTTGTCGGACTCAATGCGATGCTCGATTTTGATTGGCGTCTGTCCATGAACGGGACGGAGATTTCCGAAGACGACTTTCACAAAATGGTGGAGCAGCAGCGCCGTTTGATCAAGGTGAATGGAGAATGGATGAAGCTCGATCCTGACATGATCCGCCGCATCCAGGATCTGATGAAGCGTGCAAAGCAGGAAGGTCTAAGGGTTCAGGATTTGCTGCAGCAGGAAATGGGCGGAATGGGTGAAGCGGATGAGGATGAAGATTTCGATCCCCGTGCGTTTGCACAGGTTCAGATTGAGTTGAACCGCTCGCTCCGGAATATGATGACCCAGCTTGAGGATTTTTCTGAAATCCCGTCAGTCATGGTGTCTCCGAATTTTGAAGGCACATTGCGACCGTACCAGCATCAGGGAATGAGCTGGATGCTTTTCTTGCGGGAACACGGCTTCGGCGCCATTTTGGCCGATGATATGGGGCTTGGGAAAACGGTGCAGCTCATCACGTATCTGCTGCATGTGAAGGAACATGGGAATCCTGCCTCCCCCGCTCTCATCATCGCTCCAACTTCTGTGCTCGGAAACTGGCAGAAGGAGCTGGAGAAATTTGCACCAACGCTGAAGGTGATGCTTCACTACGGCAGCAATCGTGCAAAAGGCGAAGAGTTTGTTTCTCGGATTGCCGATGTTGATGTCGTTCTGACGAGCTTTGGGATTTCCCATCTTGATTTTGAGGATATTTCCGAAATTGAATGGTCGACGATTGCCCTAGATGAAGCGCAGAACATTAAAAATGCGCAGACAAAGCAATCACGCGCCATTCGCAAGCTGCGCGGCCAGCACCACATCGCTCTTACAGGGACGCCGATGGAAAATCGCCTGAGCGAGCTTTGGTCCATTTTTGACTTTACCAATCATGGCTACTTAGGGACATTCGGCCAATTCCAGAAGCGATTCATCCTACCGATTGAGCGCGATGATGCGAAAGGAAAAATCCAGCTCCTGCAGCGTCTGATCAAGCCATTCCTGATGCGCCGGACGAAGAAAGATCCTGAAGTTGAATTGAATCTTCCTGATAAGCTGGAGCAGAAGGAGTATGTGCCATTGACTGCAGAGCAGGCATCGCTGTACGAACAGCTGGTCAAGGACACTTTCGCACAGCTTGAAACGCTAAGCGGATTTGAGCGACGGGGATTGATCCTGCAGATGCTCAACCGTTTGAAGCAGCTATGCAACCATCCAGCCCTCTTCTTGAAGGAAGCGGATCCGCGCATGATCCTGGAGCGCTCCGAGAAACTTGAGAAGCTTGTGGATTTGGTGGATGCCTTGATGGAAGCCGGTGAGGCCTGCCTCATCTTTACCCAGTACTTGGCGATGGGCGAAATGATCCGCGGCATTCTGGAGAAGCGTCTCAAATTGAAGATTCCGTTCTTGAATGGAAGCATGCCAAAAGCGCAGCGAGATGAATACGTCCAGCGTTTCCAAGATGGCGAATTCCCGATCTTCCTGTTGTCGCTTAAAGCCGGCGGCACCGGGCTTAACTTGACGGCTGCCAACCACGTCATCCACTACGATCGCTGGTGGAATCCCGCTGTTGAGAATCAGGCGACGGACCGGGCTTACCGGATTGGACAGAAACGCTTCGTCCACGTGCACAAGATGATCACCACCGGAACGCTGGAAGAAAAAATTGACGCCATGCTGGAGAAGAAGCAGGCGTTGAACGATGAAATTATTCAGAGCGACCAGTGGATTACGGAGCTTTCGAATACGGATCTGCGTGAGCTGTTGAGTTTGTCTTAA
- a CDS encoding SWIM zinc finger family protein, producing MAVGVEEIRNQVEYYGEQVLELLDASNDDHQALVVKGLHLYRQGMVYALDITSNHVETMVQDVTPFEVVLDLLFPVLNECTCPVDGICRHEMAVFFSLYSKVHSVEQWLENWRNAKALKLVQGLKRGSDLLKDSKPELSGYEKWLSFYQSAYASLDSRNPYLLEMHTQNAYRNLLRKGPVEREWKPLYQLFTAYFSYKELNRIVLELEEERDFDKTHMLSIFQYFLDEAEEAVNRLTVTTMPFAFDDYIAFLRENLPELIEDIPAFRYETIELYRVIWTQLFKNTAWRKSELARLQELTLTTFEEDIATAHLSLLLREDEAALEILEELEVDALPYLPYWLKWLGSHGQMRRYKQLLQFAVDWIPEFLEGLERDFHRVSFTRFFLDSIDQGFLEKEDSSFMENLYIKLLPYSYHYYREFLSVKKQYKKLLELEVMIGNGIDDLDKGDVKTINAEAPHLLLPFYHTAVSRFLEERNRDSYKKAVKHLKKLRTIYRKEKKLPQWEHFFQNLLDQTKRLRAFHEECRKGKLIDGY from the coding sequence GTGGCTGTTGGAGTGGAAGAAATCCGGAATCAAGTGGAGTATTATGGGGAGCAGGTTTTGGAGCTGCTTGATGCTTCGAATGATGATCATCAAGCGCTTGTCGTGAAGGGGCTGCACCTTTATCGCCAGGGCATGGTTTATGCTCTGGACATCACCAGTAATCATGTGGAGACGATGGTCCAGGATGTGACGCCGTTTGAGGTGGTGCTGGATCTGCTTTTCCCTGTCTTGAATGAGTGCACCTGTCCGGTTGACGGGATATGCCGCCATGAGATGGCTGTGTTTTTCAGCCTTTACTCCAAGGTGCACAGTGTGGAGCAATGGCTTGAGAACTGGCGGAATGCGAAGGCTCTTAAGTTGGTTCAAGGGTTGAAGCGCGGTTCTGACCTTTTGAAGGACTCAAAGCCGGAGCTTTCGGGCTATGAAAAGTGGCTCTCCTTCTACCAGTCTGCCTATGCCTCCCTGGATTCCCGCAATCCCTACCTCTTGGAAATGCACACCCAGAATGCCTACCGCAATTTGCTGCGGAAGGGTCCTGTTGAACGGGAGTGGAAGCCGCTGTATCAGCTTTTCACTGCCTATTTCTCTTATAAAGAATTGAATCGGATTGTCCTTGAGCTTGAAGAGGAAAGAGATTTTGACAAAACGCATATGCTCTCTATTTTTCAATATTTCCTTGATGAAGCTGAGGAAGCGGTCAATCGGTTGACAGTGACAACTATGCCGTTTGCATTTGATGACTATATTGCTTTTTTGCGCGAAAATCTACCGGAGCTCATTGAAGATATACCTGCTTTCCGCTATGAAACGATCGAACTGTACCGTGTAATATGGACTCAGCTGTTTAAGAATACGGCGTGGCGGAAAAGTGAGCTCGCCCGCCTGCAAGAGTTGACTTTGACCACTTTCGAAGAGGATATCGCTACCGCACACCTCTCCCTCCTGCTGCGCGAGGATGAGGCAGCATTGGAAATCCTTGAGGAGCTGGAAGTAGATGCCCTCCCTTATTTGCCCTATTGGCTCAAATGGCTCGGCAGCCATGGACAGATGCGCCGGTATAAGCAGCTCCTGCAGTTTGCCGTAGATTGGATTCCTGAATTTCTTGAAGGTCTTGAGCGCGATTTCCACCGCGTCTCCTTCACTCGTTTTTTCCTTGATTCTATCGACCAGGGTTTTTTGGAAAAAGAGGATTCATCTTTCATGGAGAATCTGTACATCAAGCTTCTTCCATACAGCTACCATTATTACCGTGAGTTTTTGTCGGTAAAAAAGCAGTACAAGAAGCTTTTGGAGCTTGAGGTCATGATCGGAAACGGCATCGACGATTTGGATAAAGGCGATGTTAAAACCATCAATGCCGAAGCGCCGCATCTGCTGCTGCCGTTTTACCATACAGCCGTTTCCCGCTTTCTTGAGGAGCGGAACCGGGATTCGTATAAGAAAGCGGTCAAGCACTTGAAGAAGCTTCGCACGATTTATCGAAAAGAGAAAAAATTGCCGCAATGGGAGCATTTTTTCCAGAACCTGCTCGACCAAACGAAACGCCTTCGTGCCTTCCACGAAGAGTGCAGAAAGGGTAAGTTAATCGATGGCTACTAA